CTCTACAAACTCCACAATCTTCTCTATCTCGTTTAAATCAACAACAGGAACACCAAGCTCAACCTTCTCATCGCTTGCAACCATAACAATGTTCTTTATACCCTGCTCTATCAGATAACCTTCGGATGCCTGACTCCTGTGCACTTCTATCTTCTGCAGATCTTCAAGCCTGTAGCCTTCAACCAACACCAAATCAAACCCTTTAAACATACCCTTTAGCTCCTTAAGTGGTATTTCTTCGTCCAAATCTTCAACCATTGCTATTTTACTTTTACTTGCAAGAACAACCTTCTTCGCACCTGCATGCTTCATTCTGTATGAGTCTTTGCCCGGATAGTCTATCTCAAAATTGTGTGCATCGTGTTTTATTGCACCAACCCTATAGCCCTTTTCAGAGAAAATCTTTATAAGCTTCTCTATAAGCGTTGTCTTTCCAGAGCCAGAATTACCAACAAAACCCAAAAACAGTGCCATTATCTTTGAAGAAGCTCCCTTATAAATTGATAAATTCTCTCAATAGAGTCTATTTTTACTCTCTCTTTCGGCGTATGCACACCTTCCATATCAGGCCCAACAGAAATCATATCTATACCCTTAACCTTACCGGAGATAATTCCACACTCAAGGCCTGCATGTATCACTTCGATCTCTGGCTTTACACCAAACAGATTTTCGTATGTCTCAACTGCTTCTTTAAGTAATTCGGATTGATAGTTTGGCGTCCATGACGGATACCTGCTGTGTCTCTTCAACTCAGCACCAAATTCCCTTGCAGTAATCTCAATCAACATACCTATCTCGTCCAATCCACTCTCGGATAAGCTCCTTTGATTGGTTGCTATAAAAAATCTATCATCTTCACTTTTCACAACGGCAAGATTGTTTGAAGTTTTGGGTGTCTTTTTATCAAGCATCTCAAATACACCATGCGGCAATCTATCCAAAAGGTCAATCAACTTCTTAAAACTCTCATGTTCGAAGGGCTCCTGACAAGCTTCAAACTCTTCTATCTCAACCTTCACATCTTCATCAGGATACATCTCTTTTGCCTTATCAAGCATCCTATCAACCGAAGACTTAAGTGTATCGTATGAACTTGCTAAAACCACTGCTTCACATCTATCAGGTATAGCATTTCTTGCCTTGCCGCCATTTATCTCACAGAGCTGAAGGTTATACACAGCATCTTTAAGAATTTCCTTCATCAGTTTTATCGCATTCGCTCTGTTTTTGTTTATCTCTTGACCCGAATGACCACCTTTTAGATTGCTTATCGCAACCCTAAAAGCACTATCAAACCTTTTTTCGCCTTTCCTTGCGGGCAAAAATATCTCAATATCTTCACCACCTGCACAACCAACAACAAACTTATTCTCCGTTTCAGAATCTATATTTATCAATCTGTCTGCTTCAAAAAACCCTTCTTCTAAAGCTAAAGCACCCTTTAATCCAATCTCTTCATCGCTTGTAAACAGCAGTTTTAGATGCGGATGTTTAGCCGTTCTATCTTCCGCTATAGCAAGAGCTATTGCTATAGCCACACCATCATCAGCACCAAGCGTTGTGCCATTTGCCTTAAGCCAGCCGTCTTCTTCAATTACTTCAATCGGGTCTGAATCAAAGTTATGCTCAGACCAATCTTCTTTTACGCACACCATATCCATATGACCTTGAAGAGCATAAACAGGTTTACTCTCATAGCCTTCCGTTGCAGGCACATCTATTAGAACATTCAAAGCTTTATCTTTTTTGCAAGAAAACCCATGCTCTTTGGCCCACTCACAAAGCCACTCTGCAATCTTCTCACACTTTGCTGAGCATCTTGGAATCTTTGATATCTCTTTAAAAATCTCTATTACCCTACTCACATCAACAACTCCTCAAACTCCTTTTTTCTCTGTTTGCACTCATACATCATGTCCTCTGCACTCTTACCCGGCACAAACTCTGAAAATGATACATAATAACTAATTATCCTACTCCAACCCTTCATAAAAAATTCTTCTTTTGACAGCTTATCTATAACATAATCCTTAACATACTTTTTAAGCTCTGCAGAATACAAAGCAGGCTCACTAACGCCAACAACAACAAAATAGAAAGCATCAGGCTCCGTCCTTGCAAGAAACCTTATCTCTTCTCTCTTTTTCAACGCTTCAGCTGTATGAATTATTATTTTATCACCTATCTCCATTGAGTATCCGTAATTTATATAACTTAAGTTTTTTATATCGAAATAGAACATAACAAACCGTCTGCTCTCTTTTATGTAATCCGAAACAGCCCTTACAAACTGTTTTCTTCTTAAAAGGCCTGTCATGTAATCCGTTGTAAATATCTGCTCCCTTATTTTATCTATCTCTTCTGGAACAAATGACTTCTCCTTGCTTGCACTCTTCAGATATTCGTATGCTTCCCTTAATGAGTCTATGGATTTCTCAACTATCTTCTGGTCAAGCTCATCTGACATGTGCTTTTGTATAACTTCAAGCGCTCTCTCAAGCGCAAGACTTCTTCTGTAAGGCCTGTTCGTTGTTATAGCATCAAACACATCAGCAATAGCCAAAATCCTTGCACACTCTGGAATTTCCTGACATGTCAAACCCTTAGGATATCCGCTCCCATTACAGCGCTCATGATGATACCTAACACAATCCGATATATCCTTAAACTGTTTTATGTTTTTTATAATTTGATACGAAAATTCAGCATGATTTTTTATTATCTTATACTCATTGGGTGTAAGTTTACCCGGCTTTAAAAGAATATTATCTGGAATCCCAATCTTACCTATATCGTGCAGAAGGCCAGCCGTGTAAATCTTCTCCTGCTCAATCTGATTATATCCCAAAGCCTTAGCTATACTTTTAGCATAGAATGCAACCCTTTGAGAGTGTCCTTTCGTATATGTGTCCCTTGCTTCCATCATGAGAATAAACGACTCAAGAAAGCTGGTTTGCGTATCAACAAGCTCATTGTTTAAAATTGAAACATTCTTTGAAGCAATAAGCATAAAAGTTAGGTGTGCTGCTGAATTTTGAAGAGCAAGTTTATAATCCCTATCTATGTTTATCTTCCTATCAAACCCAAAACCAACGGCAACAATAACCCTATCGTTAAATTTAACAGGGACAAAAAGTCCAGATTTTATGTTTATCTGCTTAGAGACAGAAGAAGGTTTGAGCCCGTATTTATTTAGCTCATCAAAACTAACTATATCACCTATAGATTTCTCGTATATCTGATACAAAATATAATCTTTTATCTCATCTGTTATTTCAAAACTAAACCTTACTCTAAGCTCATTATTTTCCTTATGGATGGCAACATATATATTCTCATTGGGAAAGATAAAACCTACAGCTTTAGCATCTGTGATATGAAGTATATTTTTAAGATAAGCAACCACCCAACTCTTAAGCTTTTCTCTATTGAAAAAATCCGGCAGATTTTGACTATAAAAAAACTCAAACTCCTTAATCATTAAAGAGAGAATTTTGTCTGAAGTATCTATTTTAGATTTATGATAAAGAACAAAAGAAATAACTCTTGCAATTGTTTCAAGCAGAGATACCTGATTTGGTGTAAATTTTTTAATATCGCTAAACGATGCAACCTGCAAAGCGCCAAAAACCTTATCCTTGAAATAGACAGGAACGCTCAGCAGGCTTTTCATCCCCTTTTCTATCCATTTTTGACTTGCAAACTGACATGTAGCATAATTTCTAACAACAAAAGTACTCTTTTCGAGAATAGTCTTCGCAGCTACAGTATCTGATTCAACCTTGTTTCCGTCTAAATCTTCTTCTGAAGAATGACAAATAAGCAAACTTTCATCTTCATAGCTCGCAAAAAACGCCGCATTTATATTGAACAACTTTTTAATTTTATTCAGTATATATTGCCAACCATTCTTCTCAAACTCACCACTATGTAAATCTTCTATAATCTCTAAAAACAGCTTCTCTTTCATCAATAACTTTCAAAAAACGCCTTATAAGCCTTATATGTCTCATACAAATCGCTTTTTGAAACAATCTCATAAGGTGAATGCATAGAAATTAAAGCAGGTCCGCAGTCAACAACATCCATATTCCATGCAGCTAAATATTTGGCTATTGTTCCACCGCCGCCTTCATCAACTTTACCCAACTCGCCTATCTGCCAATTCACACCTGCATCATTGAATATCTTTCTTATTTTGCCAACAAACTCAGCTGATGCATCGTTTGCCATATACTTTCCGCCATGTCCTGTAAACTTCGTCAAAACAACGCCACCGTTTACATAGCTCGCATTATCCTTTTCGTGCACTTCCTTATACATAGGATTTACAGCACCATTCACATCTGCACTTAGAACTTCTGAACTCTTCAAAAACTCACCCACATTTTCAAAACTGGGCTCTATGCCCTTCTTCTTCAAGATTTCAACAACAACATCAAGCAAAAACCTTGACTTTGCACCTGTGTTGCCGTCTGAACCAATCTCTTCCTTATCAACCATTAAAGCAACAATTGTCTTCTTCGAGTTTGCATCAAAGAATGCTTCTTTTGAGCAATATGCACAAATCCTATCATCATGACCGTATGCAGCAATTAAACCTTCATCAAAGCCAATATCTCTTGGTTTAAATGCTGGAACAAGCGTAAGCTCTGCGGATATAAAGTCTTCTTCAACAATACCATACTTCTCGTTCAAAATCTTCAAAATATTCAGTTTTACAGTATCCTTCTCTTCGTCATCTATTGGAATACTTCCAACGATTAGCTTCATCTTTTCTGCTTCAAAGGCTTCTTTTACCTTCTTATCGTCCTGTATCTTGTGAGAGAGATGTGGCAGAAGGTCTGGCAAAACAAAGATTGGGTCGTTATCGTCTTCTCCAACGACAACATTCAAAACTTCACCATCGCCTTTCACTATAATTCCATGAATGGCAAGTGGAATGTTAAACCAGTGATACTTTTTAATACCACCATAATAGTGCGTATGAAATAGAGCAAAACCCGTATCTTCAAACAATGGATTCTGTTTTAAATCGATTCTTGGTGCATCTATGTGGCTTGCTATGATTTTTGCACCAAAACCGTCGCCAATCCTTATTAGAGCAACAGACTTGCCTCTATTGACGATAAAAAAGTCGTCCTTTTCTGCCCTGCTTCTAAACTCTTCTTCAACAAACCTGACAACTTCCCTTTCTGTTTTGCAGCTTCCTATAAACTCTTTGTATTTCTCAGCAAAGTAAAAAACATTTTTATGATACTCATCATCTTTTCCAATCCAACCATTCCTGTTTTTATAAGATAACTTCTCTTTCAACTCCTTTATCTCATCCTTTGTCATTTTCTGCCCTCCTCTATCTCTTTGTAAAGCATCTCTCTTAACTTTAACACCTTATCTATCACATCGTCCTTTTCTATGAGCTCTTTGTTTCTATCCCTTCTTAAAGAGACTTCAACCTTTCCGCTCTCAAACGCCTTCTTACCAACGATAACTCTAATAGGAATACCTATTAAATCCATATCATTTAACTTTACACCTACCCTTTCATCCCTATCATCATATAACACATCAAGACCCTTATCAACCATCTCATCGTAAAGCCTATCGCAAAAATCAACAAGCTCTTTGTTTCTTGTATCAAGGGAGACAATCTCTATCTCAAAGGGCGCTATGGAAATCGGCCAGATAATACCGTATTCGTCGTGATTCTGTTCAATTGCAGCCTGAGCAGTTCTACCTATTCCTATGCCATAACAACCCATAAAGTATGGAATTGTTTTACCGTTTTCATCCAAAAATGTGGCATTCATAGCTTTAGAATACTTCTGACCCAGTTTGAAAATATGTCCGACTTCTATGCCTCTAATCTTTTTAAGTCTTCCCTTTTTGCACTTAGGACAAATCTCACCTTCTTTAACAACCCTTAAATCAGCTAATTCACACTCAAAATCCCTGCCATATTTTGCACCGACATAGTGATAACCTTCTTCATTTGCACCAACAACAAGGTTGTTTCTATTCTTCAATCTGTAATCACAAATAACTCTTATATCCTTATTTGGAAAATCTATAGGCCCAATATAACCTTTCTTTAGATTTAGCTTTTCAAGTTCATCATCGCTTACCATCTCAAGTTCAACACTATCCGTTGCACGCATAGCTTTAACAAGATTCAATTCATCATCACCTTCAATAAAGAAACAGAATACTTCACCCTTTTCATTTTTATAAACAAGCGCTTTAGCAGAAAACTCAGGATTCGCATTTAAATATTCACACACATCCCTTATTGTCTCTTTGTTTGGTGTTTTAACCTTTTCAAGTTTTAACTCTTCACCTGCTTCATCTTCTAAGATACTTGTTGCTCTTTCTGTATTTGAAGCATAATCGCAACTATCACAGACAACTATCTCATCTTCTCCTGTATTGCTCAAAACCATAAACTCTTCTGAGTCTTTGCCACCTATCGAGCCCGTATCAGCTTCAACGCTTCTAAAAGCAAGTCCGCATCGCCTAAATATGTTGTTGTAAGCAATGCGCATCTTCTCATAGCTCTCATCCATGCCCGCTTCGTCCTTATCAAAGCTGTAAGCATCTTTCATTATGAACTCTCGTCCTCTCATTAAGCCAAACCTTGGCCTTAGCTCGTCTCTGAACTTTGTCTGAATCTGATACAAATTTATAGGCATCTGCTTATAACTTTTAACAAAACGCCTTACGATATCTGTTACAACTTCTTCATGTGTCGGACCAAAAACAAAATCTCTATCTCCTCTATCCTTTATTCTTAAAAGCTCTTTGCCATAATCGTTCCATCTGCCGGATTCCTTCCATAACTCTGCAGGCTGAATAGCAGCCATTAAAATCTCAATCGCACCAGCCTTATTCATCTCTTCCCTTACAATATCGGAAACTTTCCTTATAACACGCAAACCTAATGGCAGGTAATTGTAAATACCGCTTGCAAGTTTGATAATAAACCCACCACGCAAAAGTAAATTGTGGCTTACAATAGCAGCTTCTTTCTGGTCTTCCTTCAAAGTATATATGAAACTTTTAGAATAGCGCATCTTACCTCTCCCGAGCGTTTTTTATTAACTTTTTAAATTTTTCTCTATCTGGCGTGTATATTATTGTTAATGTTCTCATACCTATTACAGCTGCAATAACTATTGAATAGGCTATCGCCATCTTAAACTCAAGCTCATGATAGAATGTGGCTATCATAAGCTCTCTTAAGATAAACACAATGGCAGCATCTGCAATGTATGAGAGTTTGATTCTTTCAAAGTCAAAGTACGATATAGCCCCTCTAAAAAACTCTATCAGCACGAACAGATTTAACACTTCTTCAACAGCCTTGGACATGGTTTTATTCGAAGGTGGGAAGTTCATAACAACATCTTTTAATTCCCAAACAAGTTTGATTAAATAAAAAACTATTACTATTAGAATGAGAATAGAGAGTATGTATAAAATAACATCCATTGCCTTCTTTACAAGGTCAACCTTCACATTAAGCAGGATATAGAAAAAAGAAGTTAAGGTCAAGAGTTATAGTGATAATAAATTCCCAAGAGTAATAGAAGAGAAAGAGAAAAGAAGAGAGCCTACTCTTCCCTTTCTATCTTTATCTCGATAACCCTTGCAGGATGAGAAGCCTTCTTTTCAACCAAAGAGCCCTTGCGTGATATCTCTTCTTCTATCCTTTTTCTTAGGGCTTCTTCTAAGTTTTCAATAACCTGATGCAACTGCTCTATCTGTCTTTTCATTCTCATAATTATATCAACACCCGCTAAATTAACACCCAGCTCTTGTGTCATCTCACGAATAAACTTTATATCTTCTATATCCTTTTCGGTAAACAGCCTTATATTTCCGGCTGTTCTTTTGGGTCGTATAAGCCCTTCCCTTTCGTACTCCCTTAAAGTATGCGGATGGATATTCAAAATCTCAGCAACCATACCTATCGTATAATAACCCTTTTTTACTCTCATGGCTTAACCCTCTAATGCTCTTTTTAGTTCTTCTGTCTCTTTCACATTTTTTGGAATATTGACTTTAACCTTAGCATAAAGCGGCTCTCCGTTTACTCCTTTACCTTTAATCTTAAACACTTGATTGCACTGAGTTCCTTTCGGTATTTTTATCGTAACTTCGCCATCAAGCGTTCTAACCTTAGCAGAACCGCCAAACAGAGCAGTCGTCAAAGGTATCTCAAAGTTTGTATAAAGTTTACCATCTTTTAGCTCGAAATTCGGGTCTTCCTTCACATTGACGATTATATGCAAATCTCCACGACCACCAGGGCCTGGTTGACCCTTACCTTTAACCTTCAGCTTCGTTCCATTTTTAATGCCAGCGGGTATCTTAACCTTTAC
This genomic stretch from Hippea alviniae EP5-r harbors:
- the mobB gene encoding molybdopterin-guanine dinucleotide biosynthesis protein B, which codes for MALFLGFVGNSGSGKTTLIEKLIKIFSEKGYRVGAIKHDAHNFEIDYPGKDSYRMKHAGAKKVVLASKSKIAMVEDLDEEIPLKELKGMFKGFDLVLVEGYRLEDLQKIEVHRSQASEGYLIEQGIKNIVMVASDEKVELGVPVVDLNEIEKIVEFVENLISKI
- the pepD gene encoding beta-Ala-His dipeptidase — protein: MSRVIEIFKEISKIPRCSAKCEKIAEWLCEWAKEHGFSCKKDKALNVLIDVPATEGYESKPVYALQGHMDMVCVKEDWSEHNFDSDPIEVIEEDGWLKANGTTLGADDGVAIAIALAIAEDRTAKHPHLKLLFTSDEEIGLKGALALEEGFFEADRLINIDSETENKFVVGCAGGEDIEIFLPARKGEKRFDSAFRVAISNLKGGHSGQEINKNRANAIKLMKEILKDAVYNLQLCEINGGKARNAIPDRCEAVVLASSYDTLKSSVDRMLDKAKEMYPDEDVKVEIEEFEACQEPFEHESFKKLIDLLDRLPHGVFEMLDKKTPKTSNNLAVVKSEDDRFFIATNQRSLSESGLDEIGMLIEITAREFGAELKRHSRYPSWTPNYQSELLKEAVETYENLFGVKPEIEVIHAGLECGIISGKVKGIDMISVGPDMEGVHTPKERVKIDSIERIYQFIRELLQR
- a CDS encoding HD domain-containing phosphohydrolase, with the translated sequence MKEKLFLEIIEDLHSGEFEKNGWQYILNKIKKLFNINAAFFASYEDESLLICHSSEEDLDGNKVESDTVAAKTILEKSTFVVRNYATCQFASQKWIEKGMKSLLSVPVYFKDKVFGALQVASFSDIKKFTPNQVSLLETIARVISFVLYHKSKIDTSDKILSLMIKEFEFFYSQNLPDFFNREKLKSWVVAYLKNILHITDAKAVGFIFPNENIYVAIHKENNELRVRFSFEITDEIKDYILYQIYEKSIGDIVSFDELNKYGLKPSSVSKQINIKSGLFVPVKFNDRVIVAVGFGFDRKINIDRDYKLALQNSAAHLTFMLIASKNVSILNNELVDTQTSFLESFILMMEARDTYTKGHSQRVAFYAKSIAKALGYNQIEQEKIYTAGLLHDIGKIGIPDNILLKPGKLTPNEYKIIKNHAEFSYQIIKNIKQFKDISDCVRYHHERCNGSGYPKGLTCQEIPECARILAIADVFDAITTNRPYRRSLALERALEVIQKHMSDELDQKIVEKSIDSLREAYEYLKSASKEKSFVPEEIDKIREQIFTTDYMTGLLRRKQFVRAVSDYIKESRRFVMFYFDIKNLSYINYGYSMEIGDKIIIHTAEALKKREEIRFLARTEPDAFYFVVVGVSEPALYSAELKKYVKDYVIDKLSKEEFFMKGWSRIISYYVSFSEFVPGKSAEDMMYECKQRKKEFEELLM
- a CDS encoding aminopeptidase; translated protein: MTKDEIKELKEKLSYKNRNGWIGKDDEYHKNVFYFAEKYKEFIGSCKTEREVVRFVEEEFRSRAEKDDFFIVNRGKSVALIRIGDGFGAKIIASHIDAPRIDLKQNPLFEDTGFALFHTHYYGGIKKYHWFNIPLAIHGIIVKGDGEVLNVVVGEDDNDPIFVLPDLLPHLSHKIQDDKKVKEAFEAEKMKLIVGSIPIDDEEKDTVKLNILKILNEKYGIVEEDFISAELTLVPAFKPRDIGFDEGLIAAYGHDDRICAYCSKEAFFDANSKKTIVALMVDKEEIGSDGNTGAKSRFLLDVVVEILKKKGIEPSFENVGEFLKSSEVLSADVNGAVNPMYKEVHEKDNASYVNGGVVLTKFTGHGGKYMANDASAEFVGKIRKIFNDAGVNWQIGELGKVDEGGGGTIAKYLAAWNMDVVDCGPALISMHSPYEIVSKSDLYETYKAYKAFFESY
- a CDS encoding proline--tRNA ligase, which gives rise to MRYSKSFIYTLKEDQKEAAIVSHNLLLRGGFIIKLASGIYNYLPLGLRVIRKVSDIVREEMNKAGAIEILMAAIQPAELWKESGRWNDYGKELLRIKDRGDRDFVFGPTHEEVVTDIVRRFVKSYKQMPINLYQIQTKFRDELRPRFGLMRGREFIMKDAYSFDKDEAGMDESYEKMRIAYNNIFRRCGLAFRSVEADTGSIGGKDSEEFMVLSNTGEDEIVVCDSCDYASNTERATSILEDEAGEELKLEKVKTPNKETIRDVCEYLNANPEFSAKALVYKNEKGEVFCFFIEGDDELNLVKAMRATDSVELEMVSDDELEKLNLKKGYIGPIDFPNKDIRVICDYRLKNRNNLVVGANEEGYHYVGAKYGRDFECELADLRVVKEGEICPKCKKGRLKKIRGIEVGHIFKLGQKYSKAMNATFLDENGKTIPYFMGCYGIGIGRTAQAAIEQNHDEYGIIWPISIAPFEIEIVSLDTRNKELVDFCDRLYDEMVDKGLDVLYDDRDERVGVKLNDMDLIGIPIRVIVGKKAFESGKVEVSLRRDRNKELIEKDDVIDKVLKLREMLYKEIEEGRK
- a CDS encoding phosphate-starvation-inducible PsiE family protein, producing MKVDLVKKAMDVILYILSILILIVIVFYLIKLVWELKDVVMNFPPSNKTMSKAVEEVLNLFVLIEFFRGAISYFDFERIKLSYIADAAIVFILRELMIATFYHELEFKMAIAYSIVIAAVIGMRTLTIIYTPDREKFKKLIKNARER
- a CDS encoding MerR family transcriptional regulator, with protein sequence MRVKKGYYTIGMVAEILNIHPHTLREYEREGLIRPKRTAGNIRLFTEKDIEDIKFIREMTQELGVNLAGVDIIMRMKRQIEQLHQVIENLEEALRKRIEEEISRKGSLVEKKASHPARVIEIKIEREE